From one Caldithrix abyssi DSM 13497 genomic stretch:
- a CDS encoding FlgD immunoglobulin-like domain containing protein, whose amino-acid sequence MKRSKLFTVLGGLLIVMMAFGLTQAQNFTTVITGQVTAGEDSVPVPDYKMLLTFKDDTTGFRTLVMTDANGYYSQTVLKNYTYTISSLDTFVYEGFQQDIEVKELPVVHNIHLTKRTDLALVNGSVTFNNNPVETDVYFLKLPNDVDLNDFREFEVYFRVPKAALIWASYQAHADSVGQFSLEMITGKYVVYIPADHNAGYLNYWAAFEVNGDTTLAPFELKELKTLSGHVANADKYDMVTIFAHPLYPSRPFMATPDSATGDYSLELAPGTYVLRLVAYFDDYMYTVFYDSVYTPKEATKVEVQGDVSGIDFNLPEPNVYPFSISGTVTSRQSGLPLEGANVAFVSYNFMSNLWQAYETTTGADGTYRVEGYTMLQEDSLVGFAWKDSTFFAQFYQDEATFMTADPIVYHANEDVTGIDFALDTIDTENGYSISGMLLNEAGEPITTGQVTAYTTATNVGVITTQVDSTGHYAFDPVFPTGSVVYLSAWGGFDYLPEIYNDAKTWKDADPIFIQGSDVTGINFILEEKKPTRLPLAKIKGWLKKQTEGLAKAAEVDYTGDLVYVRPEGEKEWTSYSYVKSDGSFDVPVESDGTYEYMVSTREGEETTGTITVENLEAEVTVDLTGIVDPSDRLVLKTDQLLDAYPNPFNPSTTIRVQMAEAGPVKLIIYNVLGQKVKTLYNGNLQAGSQKFTWNGKDDAGRQVASGLYFYQLKTQNTVQTKAVMFLK is encoded by the coding sequence ATGAAACGTTCCAAACTATTTACCGTGTTAGGCGGGCTACTCATTGTAATGATGGCCTTTGGATTAACACAAGCCCAGAATTTTACCACGGTGATTACCGGCCAGGTAACCGCTGGCGAAGATTCTGTACCGGTTCCCGACTACAAAATGCTGCTTACCTTTAAGGACGATACCACCGGTTTTCGCACCTTAGTCATGACGGATGCCAATGGTTATTATTCTCAAACCGTCTTAAAGAACTACACCTACACCATTAGCAGCCTGGATACGTTTGTTTACGAGGGGTTCCAGCAAGATATTGAAGTGAAGGAACTGCCGGTTGTTCACAACATCCATTTAACCAAGCGTACCGATCTGGCCCTGGTGAATGGCTCTGTAACTTTTAACAACAACCCGGTTGAGACTGACGTGTATTTCTTGAAGTTACCGAATGATGTTGACCTGAATGATTTCCGTGAATTTGAAGTCTATTTTCGCGTTCCTAAAGCCGCGTTGATCTGGGCTTCGTATCAGGCGCATGCGGACTCTGTGGGACAATTTTCTCTGGAAATGATCACCGGTAAATATGTGGTTTACATTCCCGCCGATCACAATGCCGGCTATTTGAATTACTGGGCCGCTTTTGAAGTTAACGGCGACACCACTCTGGCGCCTTTCGAACTGAAAGAATTGAAGACCCTTTCCGGTCATGTGGCTAACGCAGACAAATATGACATGGTAACGATCTTCGCTCATCCGTTATATCCTTCGCGTCCATTCATGGCCACGCCGGATAGCGCAACCGGCGATTATTCTCTGGAACTGGCGCCGGGCACCTATGTGTTGCGTTTAGTCGCTTATTTTGACGACTACATGTACACAGTATTTTATGACAGCGTTTACACACCCAAAGAAGCGACCAAGGTAGAGGTACAGGGCGATGTAAGCGGCATCGACTTCAATTTGCCCGAACCCAATGTTTATCCGTTTAGCATCAGCGGTACGGTAACCAGCCGTCAAAGCGGTTTGCCATTAGAAGGCGCCAACGTGGCGTTTGTAAGCTACAATTTCATGAGCAACCTGTGGCAGGCCTACGAAACGACAACCGGAGCCGACGGCACCTATCGCGTTGAAGGCTACACCATGTTACAGGAAGATTCTCTGGTTGGTTTCGCCTGGAAAGACTCCACCTTCTTCGCTCAGTTTTATCAGGATGAAGCCACTTTTATGACGGCCGATCCCATTGTTTACCATGCTAACGAAGATGTAACCGGCATCGACTTTGCGCTCGATACCATCGATACGGAAAACGGTTACAGCATTTCCGGTATGCTGCTGAATGAAGCCGGCGAACCCATCACTACCGGACAGGTAACGGCTTACACCACCGCCACCAATGTCGGCGTGATCACCACTCAAGTCGATTCCACCGGTCACTATGCGTTCGATCCGGTATTCCCCACGGGCAGCGTGGTTTATCTCTCGGCCTGGGGCGGTTTTGATTACCTGCCGGAAATTTACAACGATGCCAAAACCTGGAAAGACGCCGATCCGATTTTTATCCAGGGCTCTGACGTAACTGGCATCAACTTCATCTTAGAAGAAAAGAAACCGACTCGTCTGCCGCTGGCCAAGATCAAAGGTTGGTTGAAAAAACAAACCGAAGGTCTGGCCAAAGCCGCCGAAGTTGATTACACTGGCGACCTGGTTTACGTACGTCCCGAGGGCGAAAAAGAGTGGACGAGCTACAGCTATGTTAAATCCGACGGTAGCTTTGATGTTCCGGTAGAATCCGACGGCACTTACGAATACATGGTTTCCACCAGAGAAGGTGAAGAGACAACCGGTACCATTACAGTTGAAAACCTTGAGGCTGAAGTTACGGTTGATCTTACCGGCATCGTTGATCCATCCGACAGACTGGTGCTGAAAACGGATCAATTACTGGATGCCTATCCGAATCCGTTTAATCCGAGCACGACCATTCGCGTGCAGATGGCCGAAGCCGGCCCTGTGAAACTGATTATCTACAACGTGCTGGGCCAAAAAGTAAAAACCCTGTACAACGGAAACCTGCAGGCTGGTTCGCAAAAATTTACCTGGAACGGTAAAGATGACGCCGGTCGTCAGGTAGCCAGCGGTCTGTACTTCTATCAGCTGAAAACTCAGAACACGGTACAAACTAAAGCCGTTATGTTCCTGAAATAA
- a CDS encoding serine/threonine protein kinase, giving the protein MLKSIGNYEIIKIIAEHGPTTICLARHKKLKRKTFLKIFKSADPSLLQRFEREAQIVADLNDRQIVAIYDFGEENGLYYISMEYVEGGNLKEFLERTPLSAPEILDLAYKIARAVAVLHQNNYIHRDLKPENILIDEERNVKLTDFGIAYHKSLHRMTMEGSLLGTPLYMSPEQINNLPVTPASDVFSLGIIYYQMITGQHPFEAPRIGEIFSQILTKPVDDLKKRKTDLPDWFVDLVLRMLNKEAGARPQSAVDVLKEFERHLKTESSQKEEITVDEESAYNKPIMIVSFAFLALILLFAWWFTRENKIPDSTNNLSQHPAPVIDSLPPLDSAALRQRAPQNNQPQSEANVKEARSVIPATTPPQNNEQVNAQATGDVIIKTIPWCRIYLDYQLVDSTPMLKPLKLKAGTYTLGLQNPSYPIYTQTIEIKAGKINQFEFILDSLFSRLDLHVLPWGDVYIDGKYIGKTPLQKPIYVTREKHVLEIRNEYYGSYVDTIDFSAKARIRRQIALQDLKNNP; this is encoded by the coding sequence ATGCTAAAATCCATCGGGAATTATGAGATCATAAAAATCATTGCCGAACACGGGCCAACGACCATCTGCCTTGCCCGGCATAAAAAATTAAAACGTAAAACATTCCTGAAGATTTTTAAAAGCGCCGATCCTTCTCTTTTACAACGCTTTGAACGCGAGGCGCAGATTGTTGCCGATTTGAATGATCGGCAAATTGTTGCTATTTACGATTTTGGCGAAGAGAACGGCCTCTACTACATTTCGATGGAATATGTGGAAGGCGGCAATCTAAAGGAATTTTTAGAACGCACTCCTTTAAGCGCCCCGGAAATTTTAGACCTGGCCTACAAAATTGCACGGGCTGTTGCGGTACTCCATCAGAACAATTACATCCATCGCGATTTAAAGCCGGAAAACATCTTGATCGATGAAGAACGCAACGTCAAACTAACCGACTTCGGCATTGCCTATCACAAATCGTTGCACCGCATGACAATGGAAGGCTCCTTGCTCGGCACTCCGCTGTACATGTCTCCGGAACAGATCAACAATTTGCCGGTCACCCCGGCCAGCGACGTCTTTTCTCTGGGCATCATTTACTACCAGATGATTACCGGCCAACATCCATTTGAGGCGCCGCGTATCGGCGAAATCTTCTCTCAGATACTTACCAAACCGGTGGACGACCTTAAAAAGCGGAAAACAGATCTGCCGGATTGGTTTGTTGATCTGGTTTTGCGCATGCTGAATAAAGAGGCCGGCGCCAGACCGCAATCGGCCGTTGACGTGCTAAAAGAATTTGAGCGCCATTTAAAGACTGAATCGTCCCAAAAAGAAGAGATTACAGTTGATGAAGAGAGCGCATATAATAAGCCCATCATGATCGTTTCTTTTGCCTTTTTGGCGTTAATTTTATTATTCGCCTGGTGGTTTACCCGCGAAAACAAAATCCCTGATTCCACCAATAATCTTTCGCAACACCCAGCGCCGGTAATCGACAGCCTGCCTCCGTTAGATTCTGCCGCCCTCCGCCAACGGGCCCCGCAAAATAATCAACCACAAAGTGAGGCAAATGTTAAAGAAGCCAGGTCGGTAATCCCCGCAACAACGCCGCCCCAAAATAATGAACAGGTGAATGCACAGGCAACCGGCGACGTTATTATAAAGACAATTCCATGGTGCCGAATTTACCTCGACTATCAACTGGTGGATTCCACTCCGATGCTCAAACCTTTAAAGCTAAAAGCCGGAACATATACCTTAGGCCTGCAGAATCCGTCTTATCCAATTTACACTCAGACTATTGAAATTAAAGCAGGTAAAATCAACCAATTCGAATTTATCCTGGATTCGCTCTTTTCTCGCCTTGATCTGCATGTGCTTCCCTGGGGCGATGTTTACATCGACGGCAAATATATCGGCAAAACGCCGCTGCAAAAACCAATTTATGTTACCAGAGAAAAGCATGTGCTGGAAATCAGAAATGAGTATTATGGTTCTTATGTAGATACCATCGATTTCAGCGCTAAAGCCCGCATTCGAAGACAAATTGCTCTGCAGGATTTAAAAAATAACCCATGA
- a CDS encoding sigma-54 interaction domain-containing protein — protein MNNNIEKYDKLTENHLKTIYRLTRQMSAMSDEENVLDTLLNQLIEETGAEVGAFIFYDRKNDRFIPRSIITRDDQHAEDIHFSKTVFQQILKTRKAILSFDTQTDSAYQNAQSVIINQIHSILAFPLIIKNQVYGILYFDSRKNRQNFNEASRQFLSLFSAIASLAMEQILTKQKFENENIILRNRLEKTSNIPALVGESPPMQRLFTIINKVARTDVAVLITGENGTGKELVARAIHDLSDRHDKPFIAQYIGNIPTTILESELFGYKKGAFTGATSDRIGLFEAADGGTLFLDEIGDLPYELQSKMLRVLQNKEFKRLGENIIRHADVRILAATNQDLTRLIKEGKFREDLYYRLNVVHIVVPPLRDRKSDIPLLVKHFLEKDNPHMQISGAALKKLMEYNWPGNVRQLENILKRASIMAANQIIEPEDIQFDDLEIESSNNLLPEKLETEATLEEIKNYIIKRRLEQFNGNKTRAAKSLNISLRALQLKAKELGL, from the coding sequence ATGAACAATAACATTGAAAAATACGACAAACTAACGGAAAACCATCTTAAAACGATCTATCGCCTCACACGGCAGATGTCTGCCATGAGCGATGAAGAAAACGTGCTGGACACGCTGCTGAATCAACTCATTGAAGAAACAGGCGCCGAGGTGGGAGCGTTTATTTTCTACGATCGTAAGAACGATCGTTTTATTCCCAGGAGCATTATTACCCGAGACGATCAGCATGCGGAGGATATCCATTTTTCCAAAACCGTTTTTCAACAAATATTAAAAACGCGAAAAGCGATTCTTTCGTTTGACACGCAGACGGATTCGGCCTACCAAAATGCGCAGAGTGTGATTATTAATCAAATCCATTCCATTCTGGCTTTTCCGTTAATCATTAAAAATCAGGTATATGGCATACTCTATTTTGACAGCCGAAAAAACCGCCAGAACTTTAACGAGGCAAGTCGGCAGTTTTTATCCTTATTTTCGGCGATCGCTTCTCTGGCCATGGAACAGATTTTAACCAAACAAAAGTTTGAGAACGAAAACATTATTTTGCGTAATCGTCTGGAAAAGACCTCGAATATCCCGGCGCTTGTGGGCGAATCTCCGCCCATGCAGCGGTTATTTACCATTATTAATAAAGTAGCCCGAACCGATGTCGCGGTGCTGATCACCGGTGAAAACGGCACGGGGAAAGAACTGGTGGCGCGCGCCATCCATGATCTGAGCGACCGACACGACAAGCCCTTTATTGCGCAATACATTGGCAATATTCCAACCACCATTCTGGAAAGCGAATTGTTCGGCTACAAAAAAGGGGCGTTTACGGGGGCTACGTCTGATCGCATAGGTCTTTTTGAGGCGGCTGATGGCGGCACTCTTTTTCTGGACGAAATCGGAGATTTGCCCTATGAACTGCAGTCTAAAATGCTGCGCGTTCTACAAAACAAAGAATTTAAACGCCTGGGCGAAAACATCATTCGCCATGCCGATGTACGCATCTTAGCCGCCACCAATCAGGATTTAACCAGGCTGATTAAAGAGGGCAAATTCCGTGAAGATTTGTATTACCGCCTGAATGTGGTGCATATTGTGGTTCCGCCCCTGCGCGATCGAAAATCCGACATTCCGCTTCTGGTTAAACACTTTCTGGAAAAGGACAATCCGCATATGCAAATCAGCGGCGCGGCTCTGAAAAAGCTGATGGAATACAACTGGCCCGGAAATGTCCGTCAGTTAGAAAACATTCTTAAACGGGCCAGCATTATGGCGGCCAACCAGATCATCGAGCCCGAAGACATTCAGTTTGATGATCTGGAAATTGAATCGTCAAACAATCTGCTACCTGAAAAGCTGGAAACTGAGGCCACCCTGGAAGAGATTAAAAACTACATCATTAAACGCCGCCTCGAGCAATTTAACGGCAATAAGACGCGCGCGGCTAAAAGCCTGAACATCTCGTTACGAGCTCTGCAACTAAAAGCAAAGGAACTCGGACTATAA
- a CDS encoding fibronectin type III domain-containing protein, giving the protein MMFMKLARFSVLLMIVLILACDAPRENPFDPNSSNYYEQKSELIVSRVFVKQLYPPFNPIANAQVIEPNLNLFGTTNAQGVVQFEHKAVDSLLFMVSAEPYFADTLKFSRKQTNDYEIFLNAKPAVENTKFVSFFNNIYDQFSITSIYMEALITDLDGPIDISSVRLQDETYGFDTLLVRDANNSDLFKIEFDLRDVSSDLTPEAAPELNFHLIVKNNNDDRVIKGPYVIKRVIQANLVQLSPTISTVTQDSVVFRWVDPELSYGYVFNIILLKFPTFEEIAYKGIPKGQTSLIVKNLSPGQYNWKLQVEDRLGNICQSNYIIFYHEQ; this is encoded by the coding sequence ATGATGTTTATGAAATTGGCTCGATTTTCAGTTTTGCTCATGATTGTTCTGATTCTGGCCTGTGATGCGCCGCGAGAGAATCCTTTTGATCCCAATTCAAGCAATTATTATGAACAGAAATCTGAACTGATTGTGAGCCGGGTGTTTGTCAAACAGCTTTACCCGCCGTTTAACCCCATTGCCAATGCGCAGGTCATTGAACCAAACCTGAATCTATTTGGGACGACCAATGCGCAGGGTGTGGTACAATTTGAGCACAAAGCGGTGGATAGTTTGCTGTTTATGGTTTCTGCAGAACCGTATTTTGCGGATACATTAAAATTTTCTCGAAAGCAAACCAATGATTACGAAATTTTTTTAAATGCGAAACCGGCCGTTGAAAATACTAAATTTGTTTCCTTTTTCAACAACATTTACGATCAATTCAGCATTACTTCCATTTACATGGAAGCCCTGATAACGGACCTGGACGGGCCGATTGATATTAGCTCTGTGCGCTTACAGGATGAGACTTACGGCTTTGACACGCTTTTAGTTCGGGATGCAAACAACAGCGATCTGTTCAAAATCGAATTTGACTTGCGAGACGTTTCCAGCGATTTAACGCCCGAAGCAGCGCCGGAACTAAACTTTCATTTAATCGTGAAAAATAACAATGATGATCGTGTAATCAAAGGGCCGTATGTAATAAAAAGAGTCATCCAGGCCAATCTGGTGCAATTAAGCCCGACCATCAGCACGGTGACTCAGGATAGCGTGGTGTTCAGGTGGGTGGATCCGGAATTATCTTACGGTTATGTGTTTAATATTATTCTGTTAAAATTCCCGACTTTTGAAGAAATTGCTTATAAAGGGATACCTAAAGGTCAAACGTCTTTAATCGTTAAAAACTTAAGCCCGGGGCAATACAACTGGAAGCTTCAGGTGGAAGACAGACTGGGGAACATTTGTCAATCAAATTACATCATTTTTTACCATGAACAATAA
- a CDS encoding 4'-phosphopantetheinyl transferase family protein, with the protein MTEWIEWRQCPFRFKDANEIHVWLLPVEHSERFMPFLSADERHRAQKFRVPSARAQFVVSRAALRLLIAAYCQLDPAKIQFKLNSHGKPYLENHPIFFNVSHSYDWALIGLSPKFEIGIDIEKMRPDLNLPQLAGRFFSADEVEQLNSLPSHLYAEGFFNAWTRKEAYIKARGKGLAIPLSGFSVSLKPSEPAVLKSTEHDPQALQQWKLSEIPAPQGYKAALVVRSSRFNIKHWSGKELFKLKNNSYA; encoded by the coding sequence ATGACAGAATGGATCGAGTGGCGCCAATGCCCTTTTCGTTTTAAGGATGCGAACGAAATTCATGTCTGGCTGCTGCCCGTGGAACACAGCGAGCGCTTTATGCCGTTCTTAAGCGCGGACGAACGGCACAGGGCGCAAAAATTTCGTGTGCCGTCGGCGCGGGCGCAGTTTGTCGTCAGCCGCGCTGCGTTGCGTCTTTTAATTGCCGCCTACTGTCAGCTTGATCCTGCTAAAATACAGTTCAAATTAAATTCCCACGGAAAGCCCTATCTTGAGAATCATCCCATTTTTTTCAATGTTTCGCATTCCTACGACTGGGCCTTAATCGGCCTCAGCCCAAAGTTTGAAATAGGCATCGATATTGAAAAGATGCGTCCCGACCTCAATTTGCCTCAACTGGCCGGCCGCTTTTTTTCAGCAGATGAAGTTGAGCAACTGAATTCGCTGCCGTCTCATCTTTATGCCGAAGGTTTTTTTAATGCATGGACTAGAAAAGAAGCTTACATCAAGGCCAGGGGCAAAGGGCTGGCCATCCCCCTTTCGGGCTTCTCTGTTAGCCTTAAGCCCTCCGAACCGGCCGTATTAAAATCAACCGAACACGATCCGCAAGCCCTGCAACAATGGAAGCTGTCAGAAATTCCCGCCCCTCAGGGGTATAAAGCGGCGCTGGTGGTTCGTTCCTCCCGCTTCAATATTAAACATTGGTCTGGCAAAGAACTTTTTAAATTAAAAAACAACAGCTATGCCTGA
- a CDS encoding thioesterase II family protein, with translation MMNQNKWLVIPTPRPAARIILLCFPFAGGSSHSFRGWAPILPPSVELRAVELPGHGTRLSEPLAEDIHELIEPIARGIASSLDKPFAIFGHSMGALLGFEVALYLQNKLNKRAEHLFVSGHGAPGTPRHEPEIHHLPKPQFLAKIKEYNGTPKEALENKELMDLMFPILKADFKICETYAHKNSGLLNTPLTALGGIQDPSTPREDLEKWRSFTTQSFNIRLFPGDHFYLLQQKVNLLKAILTDISSHFNLANT, from the coding sequence ATGATGAATCAAAATAAATGGCTTGTTATTCCGACGCCGCGTCCGGCGGCCAGAATAATTCTACTTTGTTTTCCATTTGCCGGGGGAAGCTCGCACAGCTTTCGCGGCTGGGCGCCCATTCTTCCCCCATCAGTTGAACTGCGGGCAGTAGAACTGCCTGGCCACGGTACGCGCCTTTCCGAGCCGTTGGCCGAAGACATTCATGAACTCATCGAGCCCATTGCCCGGGGCATTGCTTCCAGCCTGGATAAGCCTTTTGCCATTTTTGGCCACAGCATGGGCGCGCTGTTGGGCTTTGAAGTGGCGCTTTATTTACAAAATAAATTAAACAAACGGGCGGAACACCTCTTTGTGTCCGGCCACGGCGCGCCGGGCACGCCCCGCCACGAGCCGGAAATCCATCACCTGCCCAAGCCGCAGTTTCTGGCTAAAATTAAAGAGTACAACGGAACGCCCAAAGAAGCGCTGGAAAATAAGGAATTGATGGATTTGATGTTTCCCATCCTGAAGGCCGATTTTAAAATCTGTGAAACCTATGCGCATAAAAATTCGGGATTATTGAATACGCCGCTGACGGCGCTGGGCGGTATCCAGGATCCTTCTACGCCGCGCGAAGACCTGGAAAAGTGGCGCAGCTTTACCACTCAAAGCTTCAACATCCGGCTTTTCCCGGGCGATCACTTTTATTTATTGCAGCAAAAGGTTAACCTGCTGAAGGCCATATTAACCGATATCAGCAGTCATTTTAATTTAGCGAACACCTGA
- a CDS encoding MbtH family protein translates to MSREEREDKTVYKVVINHEEQYSIWPADRENPLGWKDVGKTGSKEECLAYIKEVWTDMRPLSLRKKMEELEKQAGNEA, encoded by the coding sequence ATGAGTCGCGAAGAACGTGAAGATAAAACCGTGTACAAAGTGGTGATCAACCATGAAGAACAATACTCCATCTGGCCGGCCGACCGTGAAAATCCTCTGGGCTGGAAAGACGTGGGTAAAACAGGCAGCAAAGAAGAATGCCTGGCCTATATTAAAGAAGTGTGGACCGATATGCGGCCGTTGAGCTTACGTAAAAAAATGGAAGAGCTGGAAAAACAGGCGGGCAATGAAGCCTGA
- a CDS encoding MFS transporter, with amino-acid sequence MKSQAAPITEAERGVNSEPQKFFNRNYLLLFQGQFVSRIGTQLFLFAMIIWVTETFNSTSLVGLLGMASGIPPVILGAFAGVFADRYSRKSIIVWSDVLNGITIILLSVLFYFFPENRSIIFIGLLVVSVTSATITSFFMPAIGAALPDIVPKDKIPAANSLGQFSRQISRLIGQGLGAQILAWLGAPLLTLLNGLTFIFSAFSESFIQIPQKIPEKAKTFKDQFRDFTRDIKEGFHYIWSRKGLRHLVFISIFISFFSAPVMILLPFFVRDYLGVSFQWFGYMLIIFGLGTTIGYAVVGIFKLKGSTRKNLVIIFTVFEALSTVMLAFCHNQYQAMAVMFLQGFFSGFVMVNITSLVQMTTPSEIRGRVFGVVTTITGSIAPLGMGLGGVIADLLDQNIPLLFVILGSIIILLVVLISLSPHYQRFLSYRSKWEEEEEMKTSGVFYKIRYLQPGELGIDEEK; translated from the coding sequence ATGAAATCTCAGGCAGCGCCTATTACAGAAGCGGAGCGTGGCGTTAATTCGGAGCCGCAAAAGTTCTTTAACAGAAACTATCTTTTGCTGTTTCAAGGACAGTTTGTTAGCCGGATCGGCACGCAGCTTTTTCTATTTGCCATGATTATCTGGGTCACAGAAACATTTAATTCCACCAGTCTTGTGGGCCTGTTAGGTATGGCGTCAGGGATTCCGCCAGTAATTTTGGGCGCCTTTGCCGGCGTTTTTGCCGATCGTTATTCGCGCAAATCGATCATTGTGTGGAGCGATGTTTTAAACGGCATAACCATCATTCTGCTTTCTGTTCTGTTTTACTTTTTTCCGGAGAACCGATCCATCATCTTTATTGGATTGCTGGTAGTGAGCGTAACCTCGGCCACCATCACCTCTTTTTTTATGCCGGCCATTGGCGCCGCGTTGCCGGATATTGTGCCCAAAGATAAAATTCCGGCGGCCAATTCGCTGGGCCAATTTTCCCGCCAGATCAGCCGGCTGATCGGACAGGGGCTGGGCGCTCAAATTCTGGCCTGGCTGGGCGCGCCGCTGCTCACCCTGCTCAATGGTTTAACCTTCATCTTTTCAGCCTTTAGCGAGAGTTTTATTCAAATTCCGCAAAAGATTCCGGAAAAAGCCAAAACGTTTAAAGATCAGTTCAGAGATTTTACGCGGGACATTAAAGAAGGCTTTCACTATATATGGAGCCGTAAAGGCCTGCGGCATCTGGTATTCATCTCCATTTTTATCTCTTTTTTCTCTGCGCCGGTGATGATTTTACTGCCCTTTTTTGTGCGTGATTACCTGGGTGTTTCTTTTCAGTGGTTCGGCTACATGTTAATCATTTTTGGCCTGGGAACCACCATTGGCTACGCCGTGGTAGGCATATTTAAGTTAAAAGGCAGCACGCGTAAAAATCTGGTGATCATTTTTACCGTTTTCGAAGCGCTGTCCACCGTTATGCTGGCCTTTTGCCACAATCAATATCAAGCCATGGCGGTGATGTTTTTACAGGGCTTTTTCAGCGGCTTTGTGATGGTCAATATTACTTCGCTGGTACAGATGACCACTCCCTCCGAAATTCGCGGTCGCGTATTCGGCGTAGTAACCACCATTACCGGCAGCATTGCCCCGCTGGGTATGGGGCTGGGCGGCGTGATCGCCGATTTACTGGATCAAAACATACCACTGCTGTTCGTAATTCTGGGTTCCATCATTATTCTGCTGGTCGTGCTCATTTCTTTAAGCCCTCATTACCAGCGTTTTCTATCTTATCGCAGCAAATGGGAAGAAGAAGAAGAAATGAAAACCTCAGGTGTTTTCTATAAAATCCGATATTTACAACCAGGAGAATTGGGTATTGACGAAGAAAAATAA
- a CDS encoding sulfotransferase family protein: MDSIIGILKKDWFNLLNKNRCQFHLSALPKVWIVTIYSFKNTKDKKREDVQFGKAINDTSLDQPPVFILGHWRSGTTLLQNLMVQDANFVSPNIFECRNPHTFLVRQNIFEHRRAKAVAATRPTDNVKIRIDSPAEEEFAVGVMSLMTPLLGWVFPKNRDHYERYLTFSEVPESEINTWKTHYLYFLKKITYKHKKQLLLKSPVNTARVKLLLDLFPKAKFIHIHRHPYDVYRSTFKMYRTAVVRSSFQGKKQRNIEDDIIDHYQRMHQAYFADRALIPDGQLLEVSFSQLEQEPMGVLRNIYDYYAFPNFEKVEGNFRNYLEQNQSYQKNIYEPLPERLKKRLQTEWAMAFENWGYKS, translated from the coding sequence ATGGACAGTATTATTGGAATCTTAAAGAAGGACTGGTTTAATCTATTAAATAAAAATCGTTGTCAATTTCATCTTTCGGCGTTGCCTAAAGTATGGATTGTTACCATTTATAGTTTTAAAAACACGAAAGATAAAAAACGCGAAGACGTTCAATTTGGCAAAGCGATAAACGATACTTCCTTAGATCAGCCGCCGGTTTTTATATTGGGGCACTGGCGAAGCGGCACCACACTGTTGCAAAATTTAATGGTTCAGGATGCGAACTTTGTTTCCCCTAATATTTTCGAATGCAGAAATCCGCACACCTTTCTGGTGCGTCAGAATATTTTTGAACACAGACGAGCAAAAGCGGTTGCAGCAACGCGCCCTACCGATAACGTTAAAATTCGTATCGACAGCCCCGCCGAAGAAGAGTTCGCGGTGGGCGTAATGAGTTTGATGACCCCGCTTCTGGGCTGGGTATTCCCCAAAAATCGCGATCATTACGAAAGGTACTTGACATTCAGCGAGGTGCCAGAGTCTGAAATCAATACCTGGAAAACGCACTATCTTTATTTTTTGAAAAAGATAACCTACAAACACAAAAAGCAGCTTTTGCTTAAATCGCCGGTCAATACGGCGCGCGTTAAACTGTTGTTGGACTTATTCCCCAAAGCCAAGTTTATTCATATTCATCGTCATCCGTACGATGTTTATCGTTCGACTTTTAAGATGTACCGCACGGCGGTCGTTCGTTCTTCGTTCCAGGGGAAAAAACAGCGCAACATTGAGGATGACATTATCGACCACTACCAAAGAATGCACCAGGCGTACTTTGCAGACAGAGCTTTGATCCCCGATGGGCAGTTATTAGAAGTATCCTTTTCGCAACTGGAACAGGAGCCAATGGGCGTTTTACGTAACATATACGATTATTACGCCTTTCCGAATTTTGAAAAAGTAGAAGGCAATTTCCGGAACTATCTTGAACAGAATCAGAGCTATCAGAAAAACATTTACGAGCCGCTTCCGGAACGGTTGAAAAAAAGGCTTCAAACGGAATGGGCCATGGCCTTTGAAAACTGGGGGTACAAAAGTTAG